From a region of the Takifugu flavidus isolate HTHZ2018 chromosome 18, ASM371156v2, whole genome shotgun sequence genome:
- the ttyh3a gene encoding protein tweety homolog 3 isoform X2: MNDDGRVGPSIHTPAITGWSVEHPRLLSLVSGSHCHFLAMASVVSYSPPWWVNLLHRLPHFNLRFEQTSSDFQPEDWTYQQSIFLLGGVALACLALDLLFLFFYSIFLCCRRSKNEEQPNADCCCTAWCVIIATLVCSAGIAVGFYGNGETCDGVNRLTYALRHANHTITGVQKLVYDSTSSLNQTVDDSLQQLEEQYAERVDYLSIVQKLQGQLEELVHQMVEIPFWDNTYVSLEELAVKIELYDWYRWSGYLGLLLFDVIICLLALFGLIRNSKGTLIGVCLFGVVALIISWVSLGVELAVSATSSDFCVSPDTYVVKVANQYGVINQDILQYYLSCSQEQTNPFQQKLSGSHKALVEMQDDVSELLRSAIREYRQTKGSLEEIQGILNTTEISLHQLTALVDCRSLHMDYVQAVTGLCYDGLEGFIYLLLFSFITALMFSSIVCSVPHTWQARRSDEDSEDESLSHGGRQNHDNLYRVHMPSLYSCGSSYGSETSIPAAAHTVSNAPVTEYMAQNANFQNSRCENTPLIGRESPPPSYTSSMRAKYLANSRPDPNPDTPPDQ, from the exons ATGAACGATGACGGTCGCGTCGGTCCCAGTATCCACACCCCGGCGATAACTGGATGGAG TGTCGAGCATCCTCGCTTGCTAAGCTTGGTGAGTGGATCCCATTGCCATTTCCTCGCCATGGCCTCGGTGGTCAGCTACTCTCCTCCATGGTGGGTAAACCTTCTCCACAGACTCCCCCACTTCAACCTGAGGTTTGAACAAACCAGCAGTGATTTCCAGCCAGAGGACTGGACCTACCAACAG TCCATCTTTTTACTGGGAGGGGTGGCCCTGGCCTGCCTGGCCCTGGAccttctcttcctgttcttctaCTCCATCTTTCTGTGCTGCCGGCGGAGCAAAAACGAGGAGCAGCCCAACGCCGACTGCTGCTGCACGGCCTGGTGTGTCATCATCGCGACCCTCGTCTGCAG CGCTGGCATTGCTGTCGGTTTCTATGGGAACGGCGAGACTTGTGATGGAGTGAACCGGCTGACGTACGCCCTGCGCCATGCTAACCACACAATCACGGGGGTGCAGAAGCTG GTTTATGACAGCACTTCCTCGCTAAACCAGACGGTGGACGACAGTTTACAGCAGCTTGAGGAGCAGTACGCCGAGCGCGTGGACTACCTGTCCATCGTCCAAAAGCTGCAGGGTCAGCTGGAAGAGCTGGTCCACCAGATGGTGGAGATTCCCTTCTGGGACAACACATACGTCTCCTTGGAGGAGCTGGCCGTCAAGATCGAGCTGTATGATTGGTACAG GTGGAGCGGCTACTTgggcctgctgctgtttgatgtCATCATCTGCCTTCTGGCGCTCTTTGGCCTCATTCGCAACTCCAAGGGAACGCTTATCGG GGTGTGCTTGTTTGGTGTAGTTGCTCTGATAATCAGCTGGGTCTCCCTGGGCGTGGAGTTGGCAGTCTCAGCG ACCTCCAGCGATTTCTGTGTTTCTCCCGACACGTATGTCGTCAAGGTGGCGAACCAGTACGGCGTTATAAACCAAG ATATCCTGCAGTACTACCTAAGCTGCAGTCAGGAGCAAACCAACCCCTTCCAGCAG aAGCTTTCTGGGAGCCACAAAGCATTAGTGGAGATGCAGGACGACGTATCCGAGCTACTACGCTCTGCCATCAGAGAGTACAGACAAACTAAG GGAAGTTTGGAGGAGATCCAGGGGATTCTGAACACCACGGAGATCAGTCTGCATCAGCTCACTGCGCTGGTGGACTGTCGCAGCCTGCAcatg GACTACGTCCAGGCCGTGACGGGGCTGTGCTACGATGGACTGGAAGGCTTCATCTACCTTCTGCTCTTCTCCTTCATCACCGCTCTCATGTTCAGCTCCATAGTTTGCAGCGTTCCCCACACCTGGCAGGCCAGGAG GAGTGACGAGGACAGCGAGGACGAGTCTCTGAGCCACGGGGGGAGGCAGAACCACGACAACCTGTACCGGGTCCACATGCCCAGCCTGTACAGCTGCGGCAGCAGCTACGGCAGCGAGACCTCCATCCCGGCCGCTGCCCACACCGTCAGTAACGCGCCGGTCACAGAGTACAT GGCTCAGAACGCCAACTTTCAGAACTCTCGCTGCGAAAATACTCCGCTGATCGGCCGAGAatctcctcccccctca TACACCTCCAGCATGCGGGCAAAGTACCTGGCCAACAGCCGACCGGACCCTAACCCCGACACCCCCCCAGACCAGTAG
- the ttyh3a gene encoding protein tweety homolog 3 isoform X3: protein MASVVSYSPPWWVNLLHRLPHFNLRFEQTSSDFQPEDWTYQQSIFLLGGVALACLALDLLFLFFYSIFLCCRRSKNEEQPNADCCCTAWCVIIATLVCSAGIAVGFYGNGETCDGVNRLTYALRHANHTITGVQKLVYDSTSSLNQTVDDSLQQLEEQYAERVDYLSIVQKLQGQLEELVHQMVEIPFWDNTYVSLEELAVKIELYDWYRWSGYLGLLLFDVIICLLALFGLIRNSKGTLIGVCLFGVVALIISWVSLGVELAVSATSSDFCVSPDTYVVKVANQYGVINQDILQYYLSCSQEQTNPFQQKLSGSHKALVEMQDDVSELLRSAIREYRQTKGSLEEIQGILNTTEISLHQLTALVDCRSLHMDYVQAVTGLCYDGLEGFIYLLLFSFITALMFSSIVCSVPHTWQARRSDEDSEDESLSHGGRQNHDNLYRVHMPSLYSCGSSYGSETSIPAAAHTVSNAPVTEYMAQNANFQNSRCENTPLIGRESPPPSLYLTAADSNSGHSWQLKPSESSRSFW from the exons ATGGCCTCGGTGGTCAGCTACTCTCCTCCATGGTGGGTAAACCTTCTCCACAGACTCCCCCACTTCAACCTGAGGTTTGAACAAACCAGCAGTGATTTCCAGCCAGAGGACTGGACCTACCAACAG TCCATCTTTTTACTGGGAGGGGTGGCCCTGGCCTGCCTGGCCCTGGAccttctcttcctgttcttctaCTCCATCTTTCTGTGCTGCCGGCGGAGCAAAAACGAGGAGCAGCCCAACGCCGACTGCTGCTGCACGGCCTGGTGTGTCATCATCGCGACCCTCGTCTGCAG CGCTGGCATTGCTGTCGGTTTCTATGGGAACGGCGAGACTTGTGATGGAGTGAACCGGCTGACGTACGCCCTGCGCCATGCTAACCACACAATCACGGGGGTGCAGAAGCTG GTTTATGACAGCACTTCCTCGCTAAACCAGACGGTGGACGACAGTTTACAGCAGCTTGAGGAGCAGTACGCCGAGCGCGTGGACTACCTGTCCATCGTCCAAAAGCTGCAGGGTCAGCTGGAAGAGCTGGTCCACCAGATGGTGGAGATTCCCTTCTGGGACAACACATACGTCTCCTTGGAGGAGCTGGCCGTCAAGATCGAGCTGTATGATTGGTACAG GTGGAGCGGCTACTTgggcctgctgctgtttgatgtCATCATCTGCCTTCTGGCGCTCTTTGGCCTCATTCGCAACTCCAAGGGAACGCTTATCGG GGTGTGCTTGTTTGGTGTAGTTGCTCTGATAATCAGCTGGGTCTCCCTGGGCGTGGAGTTGGCAGTCTCAGCG ACCTCCAGCGATTTCTGTGTTTCTCCCGACACGTATGTCGTCAAGGTGGCGAACCAGTACGGCGTTATAAACCAAG ATATCCTGCAGTACTACCTAAGCTGCAGTCAGGAGCAAACCAACCCCTTCCAGCAG aAGCTTTCTGGGAGCCACAAAGCATTAGTGGAGATGCAGGACGACGTATCCGAGCTACTACGCTCTGCCATCAGAGAGTACAGACAAACTAAG GGAAGTTTGGAGGAGATCCAGGGGATTCTGAACACCACGGAGATCAGTCTGCATCAGCTCACTGCGCTGGTGGACTGTCGCAGCCTGCAcatg GACTACGTCCAGGCCGTGACGGGGCTGTGCTACGATGGACTGGAAGGCTTCATCTACCTTCTGCTCTTCTCCTTCATCACCGCTCTCATGTTCAGCTCCATAGTTTGCAGCGTTCCCCACACCTGGCAGGCCAGGAG GAGTGACGAGGACAGCGAGGACGAGTCTCTGAGCCACGGGGGGAGGCAGAACCACGACAACCTGTACCGGGTCCACATGCCCAGCCTGTACAGCTGCGGCAGCAGCTACGGCAGCGAGACCTCCATCCCGGCCGCTGCCCACACCGTCAGTAACGCGCCGGTCACAGAGTACAT GGCTCAGAACGCCAACTTTCAGAACTCTCGCTGCGAAAATACTCCGCTGATCGGCCGAGAatctcctcccccctca TTGTATTTGACGGCCGCCGACAGTAACAGCGGCCACAGCTGGCAGCTAAAGCCTTCGGAGAGCTCCAGGTCCTTTTGGTAA
- the ttyh3a gene encoding protein tweety homolog 3 isoform X1 produces MNDDGRVGPSIHTPAITGWSVEHPRLLSLVSGSHCHFLAMASVVSYSPPWWVNLLHRLPHFNLRFEQTSSDFQPEDWTYQQSIFLLGGVALACLALDLLFLFFYSIFLCCRRSKNEEQPNADCCCTAWCVIIATLVCSAGIAVGFYGNGETCDGVNRLTYALRHANHTITGVQKLVYDSTSSLNQTVDDSLQQLEEQYAERVDYLSIVQKLQGQLEELVHQMVEIPFWDNTYVSLEELAVKIELYDWYRWSGYLGLLLFDVIICLLALFGLIRNSKGTLIGVCLFGVVALIISWVSLGVELAVSATSSDFCVSPDTYVVKVANQYGVINQDILQYYLSCSQEQTNPFQQKLSGSHKALVEMQDDVSELLRSAIREYRQTKGSLEEIQGILNTTEISLHQLTALVDCRSLHMDYVQAVTGLCYDGLEGFIYLLLFSFITALMFSSIVCSVPHTWQARRSDEDSEDESLSHGGRQNHDNLYRVHMPSLYSCGSSYGSETSIPAAAHTVSNAPVTEYMAQNANFQNSRCENTPLIGRESPPPSLYLTAADSNSGHSWQLKPSESSRSFW; encoded by the exons ATGAACGATGACGGTCGCGTCGGTCCCAGTATCCACACCCCGGCGATAACTGGATGGAG TGTCGAGCATCCTCGCTTGCTAAGCTTGGTGAGTGGATCCCATTGCCATTTCCTCGCCATGGCCTCGGTGGTCAGCTACTCTCCTCCATGGTGGGTAAACCTTCTCCACAGACTCCCCCACTTCAACCTGAGGTTTGAACAAACCAGCAGTGATTTCCAGCCAGAGGACTGGACCTACCAACAG TCCATCTTTTTACTGGGAGGGGTGGCCCTGGCCTGCCTGGCCCTGGAccttctcttcctgttcttctaCTCCATCTTTCTGTGCTGCCGGCGGAGCAAAAACGAGGAGCAGCCCAACGCCGACTGCTGCTGCACGGCCTGGTGTGTCATCATCGCGACCCTCGTCTGCAG CGCTGGCATTGCTGTCGGTTTCTATGGGAACGGCGAGACTTGTGATGGAGTGAACCGGCTGACGTACGCCCTGCGCCATGCTAACCACACAATCACGGGGGTGCAGAAGCTG GTTTATGACAGCACTTCCTCGCTAAACCAGACGGTGGACGACAGTTTACAGCAGCTTGAGGAGCAGTACGCCGAGCGCGTGGACTACCTGTCCATCGTCCAAAAGCTGCAGGGTCAGCTGGAAGAGCTGGTCCACCAGATGGTGGAGATTCCCTTCTGGGACAACACATACGTCTCCTTGGAGGAGCTGGCCGTCAAGATCGAGCTGTATGATTGGTACAG GTGGAGCGGCTACTTgggcctgctgctgtttgatgtCATCATCTGCCTTCTGGCGCTCTTTGGCCTCATTCGCAACTCCAAGGGAACGCTTATCGG GGTGTGCTTGTTTGGTGTAGTTGCTCTGATAATCAGCTGGGTCTCCCTGGGCGTGGAGTTGGCAGTCTCAGCG ACCTCCAGCGATTTCTGTGTTTCTCCCGACACGTATGTCGTCAAGGTGGCGAACCAGTACGGCGTTATAAACCAAG ATATCCTGCAGTACTACCTAAGCTGCAGTCAGGAGCAAACCAACCCCTTCCAGCAG aAGCTTTCTGGGAGCCACAAAGCATTAGTGGAGATGCAGGACGACGTATCCGAGCTACTACGCTCTGCCATCAGAGAGTACAGACAAACTAAG GGAAGTTTGGAGGAGATCCAGGGGATTCTGAACACCACGGAGATCAGTCTGCATCAGCTCACTGCGCTGGTGGACTGTCGCAGCCTGCAcatg GACTACGTCCAGGCCGTGACGGGGCTGTGCTACGATGGACTGGAAGGCTTCATCTACCTTCTGCTCTTCTCCTTCATCACCGCTCTCATGTTCAGCTCCATAGTTTGCAGCGTTCCCCACACCTGGCAGGCCAGGAG GAGTGACGAGGACAGCGAGGACGAGTCTCTGAGCCACGGGGGGAGGCAGAACCACGACAACCTGTACCGGGTCCACATGCCCAGCCTGTACAGCTGCGGCAGCAGCTACGGCAGCGAGACCTCCATCCCGGCCGCTGCCCACACCGTCAGTAACGCGCCGGTCACAGAGTACAT GGCTCAGAACGCCAACTTTCAGAACTCTCGCTGCGAAAATACTCCGCTGATCGGCCGAGAatctcctcccccctca TTGTATTTGACGGCCGCCGACAGTAACAGCGGCCACAGCTGGCAGCTAAAGCCTTCGGAGAGCTCCAGGTCCTTTTGGTAA